From Haloarcula hispanica ATCC 33960, the proteins below share one genomic window:
- a CDS encoding V-type ATP synthase subunit E, whose translation MSLQTVVEDIRDEARARAQEISDAADERAEEIIADAEADAEQIHEEREAEVERTIEQEREQRLSSAKLEAKQARLNARRDILEDVHGDVEDALAALEGDRREELTRALLDAAVDEFDDSDELSVYGRASDQSLLEDVLDDYDGATYAGERDCLGGVVVESGESRVRVNNTFDSILEDVWEDNLKAISDRLFEDQ comes from the coding sequence ATGAGCCTTCAAACAGTCGTAGAGGACATCCGCGACGAGGCCCGCGCGCGTGCTCAGGAGATTAGCGACGCGGCCGACGAACGTGCCGAGGAGATTATCGCCGACGCCGAGGCCGACGCCGAGCAGATCCACGAGGAACGCGAGGCCGAGGTCGAGCGGACCATCGAGCAGGAGCGAGAGCAGCGACTCTCCTCCGCGAAGCTCGAGGCCAAACAGGCTCGACTCAACGCCCGGCGTGACATCCTCGAAGACGTTCACGGCGACGTAGAGGACGCGCTTGCGGCCCTCGAAGGGGACCGACGAGAGGAACTGACACGCGCACTGCTTGACGCCGCCGTCGATGAATTCGACGACAGCGACGAGCTGTCGGTGTACGGCCGTGCGTCGGACCAGTCGCTTCTCGAGGATGTACTCGATGACTACGACGGCGCGACGTACGCCGGTGAGCGGGACTGCCTCGGCGGCGTTGTCGTCGAGAGCGGCGAGTCACGAGTCCGTGTGAACAACACGTTCGATTCCATCCTGGAGGACGTCTGGGAGGACAACCTGAAAGCAATCAGCGACCGCCTGTTCGAAGACCAATGA
- a CDS encoding V-type ATP synthase subunit I: MLRPEKMCRVSVTGSKRAMEQTIEAVHDLDMLHVTEYDGSWDGFEPGNSLDGTNEVSDKLVTVRSLQSILGVSEEDAGPTRVVTDDAIEDQLETVRTEVNELDDRRDEVRDELRAVEDRINTMAPFVTLGIDLDLLRGYDSLSVVVGEGDSDEIEAVLADSDVGTFELFTEDGIVAVFAQADEDALQDALVGATFSRLEIPDGDGDPTAYLEELEHEKQQLESKLSTVEDELNELRLDHAGFLLAAEEKLAIEAQKGEAPLTFATTENAFIAEGWIPNERYEEFERALSSTVGDAVDIDRIEIAEYDSEGHAESHEEVEREGGNGGEPVGSSVDAPEPESERQPQETVADGGVITMGDDAPPVIQDNPKGVKPFEDLVEVVNRPKYGEFDPTVAFFLTFPAFFGFMIGDVGYGLLYLALGYGLYSAVDSDVLKSLGGVGMWAGGFTMLFGLLYGEIFGLHTISNVVWPALGFEGAPFHKGLQPAYGEYAIGWLTLSLLAGMLHLAVGWTFDFIENLNHGLWDAVTESGSWLLMLFGLWAWVFSGAAGSAPDFLYTAEEGIFAGNPFPLGFAGLPAIDLFSVGGFPISAWLLVFFAGLVLLALADPIEVVEFLNVFVNVLSYTRLAAVLLAKAGMAFVVNLLFFGVFVTDDGAWHFGISHAPSYYLEEGVYHGHEVTEVMFGGLMHSGIAGLVGGLLVLVLGHLLVLVLGITSAGLQGVRLEYVEFFGKFFEGGGKRYNPFGYERTYTTDD, encoded by the coding sequence ATGCTCAGACCTGAGAAGATGTGCCGCGTCTCGGTGACGGGGTCGAAACGCGCGATGGAGCAGACTATTGAGGCCGTCCACGACCTCGATATGCTCCACGTCACCGAGTATGACGGCTCCTGGGACGGATTCGAACCCGGGAACTCGCTCGACGGAACCAACGAGGTCTCGGACAAGCTCGTCACGGTTCGCTCGCTGCAGTCCATTCTGGGTGTCAGCGAGGAGGACGCCGGTCCGACGCGGGTCGTCACAGACGACGCGATCGAGGACCAACTCGAAACAGTCCGAACCGAGGTCAACGAACTCGACGACCGACGCGACGAGGTCCGTGACGAACTCCGGGCCGTCGAGGACCGTATCAACACGATGGCGCCGTTCGTCACGCTCGGCATCGACCTCGACCTGCTCCGTGGCTACGACTCGCTGTCCGTCGTTGTCGGCGAGGGCGACAGCGACGAGATCGAGGCTGTCCTCGCAGACAGCGACGTCGGGACGTTCGAACTGTTCACCGAGGACGGCATCGTCGCCGTGTTCGCACAGGCCGACGAAGACGCCCTGCAGGACGCGCTCGTCGGGGCGACGTTCTCCCGACTCGAAATCCCCGACGGCGACGGCGACCCGACGGCGTATCTCGAAGAGCTGGAACACGAGAAACAGCAGCTCGAATCGAAGCTCTCGACCGTCGAGGACGAACTCAACGAACTCCGACTCGACCACGCCGGGTTCCTGCTCGCGGCCGAGGAGAAACTGGCTATCGAGGCCCAGAAGGGCGAAGCGCCGCTCACCTTCGCAACGACGGAAAACGCCTTCATCGCCGAGGGCTGGATTCCGAACGAGCGCTACGAGGAGTTCGAGCGGGCCCTTTCGAGTACTGTCGGCGACGCTGTCGACATCGACAGGATCGAAATCGCCGAGTACGACAGCGAGGGGCACGCAGAGTCCCACGAAGAAGTCGAGCGGGAAGGCGGCAACGGCGGCGAACCCGTCGGAAGCTCCGTCGATGCTCCCGAACCGGAGAGCGAGCGCCAACCGCAGGAAACTGTCGCTGACGGTGGCGTCATCACGATGGGTGACGACGCGCCGCCAGTCATTCAGGACAACCCGAAAGGCGTCAAGCCGTTCGAGGACCTCGTCGAGGTCGTCAACCGGCCGAAGTACGGCGAGTTCGACCCGACGGTCGCCTTCTTCCTGACGTTCCCGGCCTTCTTCGGGTTCATGATCGGTGACGTCGGGTATGGACTGCTGTACCTCGCGCTCGGCTACGGGCTGTACTCAGCGGTTGACAGCGATGTGCTGAAAAGCCTCGGGGGTGTCGGAATGTGGGCCGGTGGATTCACGATGCTGTTTGGCCTGCTGTACGGCGAGATCTTCGGCCTGCACACAATCTCGAACGTCGTGTGGCCTGCCCTCGGGTTCGAAGGGGCGCCGTTCCACAAGGGACTGCAGCCGGCGTACGGTGAGTACGCGATCGGGTGGCTGACGCTGAGCCTGCTGGCCGGGATGCTCCACCTCGCTGTGGGGTGGACGTTCGACTTCATCGAGAACCTGAACCACGGCCTCTGGGACGCCGTCACCGAGAGCGGCTCCTGGCTCCTGATGCTGTTTGGCCTCTGGGCCTGGGTGTTCTCCGGCGCAGCGGGCTCGGCACCGGACTTCCTCTACACCGCTGAGGAAGGCATCTTTGCCGGGAACCCGTTCCCGCTCGGCTTCGCCGGGCTCCCGGCTATCGACCTGTTCAGTGTCGGTGGGTTCCCGATATCAGCGTGGTTGCTGGTGTTTTTCGCTGGCCTCGTGTTGCTGGCGCTCGCTGACCCCATCGAAGTCGTCGAGTTCCTCAACGTGTTCGTGAACGTGCTGTCGTACACGCGACTGGCAGCAGTACTCCTGGCGAAGGCCGGGATGGCCTTCGTGGTCAATCTGCTGTTCTTCGGTGTGTTCGTCACGGACGACGGAGCGTGGCACTTCGGTATCAGTCACGCACCGAGCTACTACCTCGAGGAAGGCGTCTACCACGGCCACGAAGTCACAGAGGTCATGTTCGGAGGCCTGATGCACTCGGGCATCGCTGGTCTCGTCGGTGGACTGCTCGTCCTTGTGCTGGGGCACCTCCTCGTCCTCGTACTGGGTATCACCAGTGCCGGACTACAGGGTGTGCGTCTCGAATACGTGGAGTTCTTCGGCAAGTTCTTCGAGGGCGGCGGCAAGCGGTACAACCCGTTCGGCTACGAGCGGACCTACACCACTGACGACTGA
- a CDS encoding V-type ATP synthase subunit C, which yields MSSRTGTSGQGSNYEYVIARVRARSASLFDDDDYRKLVRMGTGEIARFMEETEYETEMNALGSRYDGVDLVEYALNRNLAKHFDDLLRWSEGALYDYIARYLRKFDVWNVKTVIRGLYSDAERTEVEDDLIRAGEFTDRRIEDLLNAGSIEEVVEQLDDTIFGDTMAEAFDVYEESGVLVPLENALDRAFYETLLSGLPDNPEIDSPTGLYVEFLETEVDFRNLRNALRLARSGADLDPSEYFIEGGQLFDAQEVAQLSTNLDQLVSAVRESKYGDDLDQALSALEEADNLIDFERALDAALLEYADRLSNRYPLSVCPVLSYILKKEREVDNIRAIARGREAGLGPDEIEQELVIL from the coding sequence ATGAGTTCGCGAACGGGAACGAGCGGCCAGGGAAGCAACTACGAGTACGTCATCGCACGGGTTCGTGCCCGAAGTGCGTCCCTGTTCGACGATGACGACTACCGGAAACTGGTCCGCATGGGGACGGGCGAAATCGCCCGCTTCATGGAGGAAACGGAGTACGAGACCGAAATGAACGCGCTCGGCTCCCGGTACGACGGCGTCGACCTCGTCGAGTACGCGCTGAACCGCAACCTCGCGAAACACTTCGACGACCTGCTTCGCTGGTCTGAGGGCGCGCTGTACGACTACATTGCCCGTTACCTGCGGAAATTCGACGTGTGGAACGTCAAGACCGTCATTCGCGGGCTCTACTCGGACGCGGAGCGGACCGAGGTCGAGGACGACCTCATCCGGGCCGGCGAGTTCACCGACCGGCGTATCGAGGACCTGCTGAACGCCGGTTCTATCGAGGAGGTCGTCGAGCAGCTCGACGACACTATCTTCGGTGACACGATGGCCGAGGCGTTCGACGTGTACGAGGAAAGCGGCGTCCTCGTGCCCCTGGAGAACGCGCTCGACCGCGCCTTCTACGAAACACTGCTGTCCGGCTTGCCGGATAATCCGGAGATCGACAGCCCGACCGGGCTGTACGTCGAGTTCCTAGAGACGGAAGTCGACTTCCGCAACCTCCGGAACGCGCTCCGGCTGGCCCGCAGTGGCGCGGACCTCGACCCCTCGGAGTACTTCATCGAGGGCGGCCAGCTGTTCGACGCACAGGAGGTCGCACAGCTGTCGACGAATCTCGACCAACTGGTCAGTGCCGTTCGCGAGAGCAAGTACGGCGACGACCTCGATCAGGCGCTGTCGGCGCTTGAGGAGGCCGACAACCTCATCGACTTCGAGCGGGCGCTGGACGCGGCGCTGCTCGAATACGCCGACCGGCTCTCGAACCGCTATCCGCTGTCGGTCTGTCCGGTGTTGTCGTACATCCTCAAAAAGGAGCGCGAGGTCGACAACATCCGGGCCATCGCCCGCGGTCGCGAGGCCGGCCTCGGCCCCGACGAGATCGAACAGGAGCTGGTGATACTATGA
- a CDS encoding bacteriorhodopsin, which yields MPEPGSEAIWLWLGTAGMFLGMLYFIARGWGETDSRRQKFYIATILITAIAFVNYLAMALGFGLTFIEFGGSEHPIYWARYTDWLFTTPLLLYDLGLLAGADRNTIASLVSLDVLMIGTGVVATLSAGSGVLSAGAERLVWWGISTAFLLVLLYFLFASLSGRVADLPSDTRSTFKTLRNLVTVVWLVYPVWWLVGSEGLGLVGIGIETAGFMVIDLVAKVGFGIILLRSHGVLDGAAESTSTGATPADD from the coding sequence ATGCCAGAACCAGGGAGTGAAGCGATATGGCTGTGGTTAGGTACAGCGGGCATGTTCCTCGGCATGCTATACTTCATCGCGCGTGGCTGGGGTGAAACCGACAGCAGGCGTCAGAAGTTCTACATCGCGACAATACTGATCACGGCAATCGCGTTCGTGAATTACCTCGCGATGGCACTCGGGTTCGGCCTGACGTTCATCGAGTTCGGCGGGTCGGAACACCCCATCTACTGGGCGCGATACACCGACTGGCTGTTCACGACGCCGTTACTGCTGTATGACCTCGGACTGCTTGCAGGGGCAGACCGCAACACCATCGCCTCGCTCGTCAGCCTTGACGTGCTGATGATCGGTACCGGTGTGGTCGCGACGCTAAGCGCAGGGAGCGGCGTGCTGTCGGCCGGCGCGGAACGGCTGGTCTGGTGGGGTATCAGCACCGCCTTCCTGCTGGTCCTGCTGTACTTCCTGTTCGCCTCGCTGTCCGGTCGGGTCGCAGACCTGCCCAGCGACACGCGGAGCACGTTCAAGACGCTGCGAAACCTCGTGACGGTCGTGTGGCTGGTCTACCCGGTCTGGTGGCTCGTCGGCAGTGAAGGACTCGGCCTCGTCGGTATCGGGATCGAGACGGCCGGCTTCATGGTCATCGACCTCGTCGCCAAGGTCGGCTTCGGTATCATCCTGCTCCGTAGCCACGGCGTGCTTGACGGTGCTGCGGAGTCGACCAGCACCGGCGCAACGCCTGCAGACGACTAA
- a CDS encoding ATP synthase subunit B, whose amino-acid sequence MKEYQTITEISGPLVFVETDEPVGYDDIVEIELSDGETRRGQVLESASDYVAIQVFEGTEGIDRDASVRFLGETMKMPVTEDLLGRVMDGTGQPIDGGPEIVPDERRDIVGEAINPYSREYPEEFIQTGVSAIDGMNTLVRGQKLPIFSASGLPHNDLALQIARQATVPEEEDGEDDEGSEFAVIFGAMGITAEEANEFMDDFERTGALERSVVFMNLADDPAVERTITPRLALTTAEYLAFEKDYHVLVILTDMTNYCEALREIGAAREEVPGRRGYPGYMYTDLAQLYERAGRIEGREGSVTQLPILTMPGDDDTHPIPDLTGYITEGQIYIDRDLNSQGIQPPINVLPSLSRLMDDGIGEGLTRADHADVKDQIFAAYAEGEDLRDLVNIVGREALSELDNKYLDFADRFEEEFVDQGTDTARSIDETLELGWDLLSMLPKDALNRIDEDLIEEHYREDETAETVEAEA is encoded by the coding sequence ATGAAAGAGTATCAGACAATCACGGAGATCAGCGGACCGCTGGTGTTCGTCGAAACCGACGAACCGGTCGGCTACGACGACATCGTCGAAATCGAGCTCAGCGACGGCGAGACCCGCCGTGGCCAGGTGCTCGAATCCGCGAGCGACTACGTTGCCATCCAGGTGTTCGAGGGGACCGAGGGTATCGACCGCGATGCCTCTGTTCGCTTCCTCGGCGAGACGATGAAGATGCCCGTCACCGAGGACCTCCTCGGGCGGGTCATGGACGGGACCGGTCAGCCGATCGACGGTGGGCCCGAGATCGTCCCCGACGAACGCCGCGACATCGTCGGCGAGGCGATCAACCCCTACTCCCGGGAGTACCCCGAAGAGTTCATTCAGACGGGTGTTTCGGCCATCGACGGCATGAACACGCTCGTCCGCGGCCAGAAACTGCCGATCTTCTCAGCCTCCGGCCTGCCGCACAACGACCTGGCGCTGCAGATCGCGCGACAGGCGACGGTGCCGGAAGAGGAGGACGGCGAAGACGACGAAGGGTCAGAGTTCGCTGTCATCTTCGGCGCGATGGGTATCACGGCCGAAGAGGCAAACGAGTTCATGGACGACTTCGAGCGCACCGGCGCGCTGGAACGCTCCGTCGTCTTCATGAACCTCGCGGACGACCCGGCCGTCGAGCGGACGATTACGCCGCGGCTGGCGCTGACCACCGCCGAGTACCTTGCCTTCGAGAAGGACTACCACGTCCTGGTCATCCTGACGGACATGACCAACTACTGCGAGGCACTGCGCGAGATCGGTGCCGCGCGTGAGGAGGTCCCGGGCCGGCGTGGCTACCCCGGATACATGTACACTGACCTGGCACAGCTCTACGAGCGTGCCGGTCGGATCGAGGGTCGCGAGGGGTCCGTGACTCAACTCCCGATCCTGACGATGCCGGGCGACGACGATACGCACCCGATTCCGGACCTGACCGGGTACATTACCGAAGGCCAGATCTACATCGACCGCGACCTCAACAGCCAGGGCATCCAGCCGCCGATCAACGTTCTGCCCAGCCTGTCGCGGCTGATGGACGACGGTATCGGCGAGGGGTTGACTCGCGCCGACCACGCCGACGTGAAAGACCAGATCTTCGCCGCGTACGCGGAAGGTGAGGACCTGCGCGACCTCGTGAACATCGTCGGTCGCGAGGCGCTGTCGGAACTGGACAACAAGTACCTGGACTTCGCCGACCGCTTCGAGGAGGAGTTCGTCGATCAGGGGACCGACACGGCCCGCAGTATCGACGAGACGCTCGAACTCGGCTGGGACCTGCTCTCGATGCTCCCGAAGGATGCGCTGAACCGCATCGACGAGGACCTCATCGAGGAGCACTACCGCGAGGACGAGACCGCCGAAACTGTCGAAGCCGAAGCCTGA
- a CDS encoding DUF6276 family protein produces the protein MSCPDCGGDLVSFPVPADLQQFLPGNAPGASVCQSCLTLEPETEPPTAVPDFTGLDSSIPDNDGAAVPLVLLVGLLDSLAMHRAEITALLERIEREGVDPLLVLDRLDASYGEAAHVDLGRRRRQLEQLL, from the coding sequence ATGTCCTGTCCCGACTGCGGTGGCGACCTCGTTTCGTTCCCAGTCCCGGCCGATCTCCAGCAGTTTCTCCCCGGGAACGCACCGGGGGCCAGCGTCTGCCAGTCCTGTTTAACTCTCGAACCGGAGACGGAGCCACCCACTGCTGTCCCGGACTTTACTGGTCTCGATAGTTCCATCCCCGATAACGACGGCGCAGCGGTCCCGCTGGTGTTGCTCGTCGGGCTGCTCGATTCGCTGGCGATGCACCGGGCGGAGATCACTGCGTTGCTGGAACGAATCGAGCGTGAGGGCGTCGACCCGCTACTGGTACTGGACCGCCTCGACGCCAGCTACGGGGAGGCGGCCCACGTCGACCTCGGCCGTCGTCGTCGGCAACTGGAACAGTTGTTATAA
- a CDS encoding V-type ATP synthase subunit D, which translates to MAKDVKPTRKNLMQIEDRIELSERGHDTLEKKRDGLIMEFMDILDQAQDVREDLDGSYERAQRAINMARAMEGDVAVRGAAAALKEHPELTTQSKNIMGVVVPQIESSKVRKSLDERGYGVMGTSARIDEAAEAYEELLENIILAAEVETAMKKMLEEIETTKRRVNALEFKLLPDLYDNQEYIEQKLEEQEREEIFRMKKIKAKKEEEEDALAAEEEAQEEPEAVTADD; encoded by the coding sequence ATGGCTAAGGACGTCAAACCCACGCGCAAGAATCTGATGCAGATCGAGGACCGCATCGAGCTGTCCGAGCGTGGGCACGACACGCTGGAGAAGAAGCGTGACGGCCTCATCATGGAGTTCATGGACATTCTGGACCAGGCTCAGGACGTCCGTGAAGACCTCGACGGTTCCTACGAACGGGCCCAGCGCGCGATCAACATGGCCCGGGCGATGGAAGGCGACGTGGCCGTCCGCGGGGCCGCCGCAGCACTGAAAGAACACCCGGAACTGACGACCCAGTCGAAAAACATCATGGGCGTCGTCGTCCCGCAGATCGAGTCCAGCAAGGTCCGGAAGTCACTGGACGAACGCGGCTACGGCGTCATGGGAACCTCGGCCCGCATCGACGAGGCCGCCGAGGCCTACGAGGAACTGCTCGAGAACATCATCCTCGCCGCCGAAGTCGAGACGGCGATGAAGAAGATGCTCGAAGAGATCGAGACGACGAAACGGCGTGTCAACGCCCTCGAATTCAAACTCCTGCCCGATCTCTACGACAACCAGGAGTACATCGAGCAGAAACTCGAAGAGCAGGAGCGCGAAGAGATCTTCCGCATGAAGAAGATCAAAGCCAAGAAAGAAGAGGAAGAGGACGCGCTCGCGGCCGAAGAGGAAGCACAAGAAGAGCCCGAAGCGGTCACTGCTGACGACTGA
- a CDS encoding V-type ATP synthase subunit F: MSQEIAVIGSPEFTTGFRLAGVRKFADVPADEKDEQLDDAVEEMLDDDDVGIVVMHDDDLSHLSRGVRQDAETSVEPVMVTLGGGTGSGGLREQIKRAIGIDLMDED, encoded by the coding sequence ATGAGCCAGGAGATAGCTGTCATCGGAAGCCCGGAGTTCACGACGGGCTTTCGGCTGGCTGGCGTCCGCAAGTTCGCGGACGTGCCTGCTGACGAGAAAGACGAGCAGCTCGACGACGCCGTCGAGGAGATGCTCGACGACGACGACGTCGGTATCGTCGTGATGCACGACGACGACCTGTCGCATCTCTCACGCGGTGTCAGGCAGGATGCGGAGACGAGTGTCGAACCGGTGATGGTCACACTCGGCGGCGGCACTGGGAGCGGCGGACTGCGTGAACAGATCAAGCGAGCCATCGGTATCGACCTGATGGACGAGGACTAA
- a CDS encoding F0F1 ATP synthase subunit C — MIETIALVVNAVLQEGGAAAPAIPGEAAAALAVGLAALGSGYAERGIGAAAVGAIAEDESMFGRGLILTVLPETLVILALVVVFILG, encoded by the coding sequence ATGATAGAAACTATCGCACTCGTTGTCAACGCTGTACTGCAAGAAGGTGGCGCCGCTGCTCCGGCTATCCCGGGAGAAGCTGCTGCAGCCCTCGCTGTCGGGCTGGCTGCGCTCGGTTCGGGATACGCGGAACGTGGGATCGGGGCCGCCGCCGTCGGCGCAATCGCAGAAGACGAGAGCATGTTCGGCCGTGGGCTCATCCTGACAGTCCTGCCGGAAACGCTCGTCATTCTCGCGCTGGTCGTCGTCTTCATCCTCGGTTAA
- a CDS encoding ATP synthase subunit A, giving the protein MSQATDTDVREDGIIESVSGPVVTARDLDARMNAVVYVGSEGLMGEVIEIEGNITTIQVYEETSGVSPGEPVEGTGSPLSVDLGPGMLDAIYDGVQRPLDVLEEKMGSAFLDRGVDAPGIDLEKTWEFTPEVEEGDEVEAGDIVGTVPETPSIDHKVMVPPDSEGGEVVAIESGNFNVEETVVELDSGEEIQMHQEWPVRQQRPTVDKETPTEPLISGQRVLDGLFPIAKGGTAAIPGPFGSGKTVTQHQLAKWADADIVVYVGCGERGNEMTEVIEDFPELEDPTTGNALMDRTCLIANTSNMPVAARESCVYTGITIAEYFRDMGYDVALMADSTSRWAEAMREISSRLEEMPGEEGYPAYLSARLSEFYERAGYFENINGTEGSVSVIGAVSPPGGDFSEPVTQNTLRIVKTFWALDADLAERRHFPSINWNESYSLYRDQLDPWFEDNVRADWPETRQWAIDTLDEEAELQEIVQLVGKDALPEDQQLTLEIARYLREAWLQQNAFHDVDTFCEPEKTYRIMDAAKTYNDAAFEALDAGVPVEEITDIDAAPRLNRIGVQEDYNEYIDDLEDDIESQLRELY; this is encoded by the coding sequence ATGAGTCAAGCAACAGACACAGACGTCCGCGAGGACGGCATTATCGAAAGCGTCTCGGGACCGGTCGTAACGGCTCGGGACCTCGACGCCCGGATGAACGCCGTCGTTTACGTCGGCTCGGAAGGGCTGATGGGCGAGGTCATCGAGATCGAAGGAAACATCACCACGATTCAGGTGTACGAGGAGACCTCCGGTGTCTCCCCCGGCGAACCCGTCGAAGGGACGGGCTCGCCCCTCTCCGTGGACCTCGGGCCGGGCATGCTCGACGCCATCTACGATGGTGTCCAGCGCCCGCTCGACGTGCTCGAAGAGAAGATGGGGTCGGCGTTCCTCGACCGCGGTGTCGACGCGCCGGGTATCGACTTGGAGAAGACCTGGGAGTTCACCCCTGAAGTCGAGGAAGGCGACGAGGTCGAGGCCGGCGACATCGTCGGCACCGTCCCCGAGACGCCGAGTATCGACCACAAGGTGATGGTCCCGCCCGACTCCGAGGGTGGCGAGGTCGTCGCCATCGAATCGGGCAACTTCAACGTCGAAGAGACGGTCGTCGAACTGGACAGCGGCGAGGAGATCCAGATGCACCAGGAGTGGCCGGTGCGCCAGCAGCGCCCGACCGTCGACAAGGAGACCCCGACGGAACCGCTCATCTCGGGCCAGCGCGTACTCGACGGCCTGTTCCCGATTGCGAAGGGCGGGACGGCCGCCATTCCCGGTCCGTTCGGGTCCGGGAAGACGGTCACCCAGCACCAGCTCGCCAAGTGGGCCGACGCGGACATCGTCGTCTACGTCGGCTGTGGTGAGCGTGGCAACGAGATGACCGAGGTCATCGAGGACTTCCCGGAACTGGAGGACCCGACCACCGGCAACGCGCTGATGGACCGGACCTGCCTCATCGCCAACACGTCGAACATGCCCGTCGCGGCGCGTGAATCCTGCGTGTACACGGGGATTACCATCGCGGAATACTTCCGCGACATGGGGTACGACGTGGCGCTGATGGCCGACTCCACCTCCCGGTGGGCCGAGGCCATGCGCGAAATCTCCTCCCGACTCGAGGAGATGCCGGGCGAGGAGGGGTACCCCGCGTACCTTTCCGCTCGCCTGAGCGAGTTCTACGAACGTGCCGGGTACTTCGAGAACATCAACGGGACCGAGGGCTCTGTCTCAGTTATCGGGGCCGTCTCGCCGCCTGGCGGGGACTTCTCCGAGCCGGTCACCCAGAACACGCTGCGTATCGTCAAGACGTTCTGGGCGCTGGACGCGGACCTGGCCGAACGCCGGCACTTCCCCTCTATCAACTGGAACGAGTCGTACTCGCTGTATCGCGACCAGCTCGATCCGTGGTTCGAGGACAACGTCCGGGCCGACTGGCCGGAGACGCGCCAGTGGGCCATCGACACGCTGGACGAGGAAGCGGAACTGCAGGAGATTGTCCAGCTCGTCGGGAAGGACGCGCTGCCGGAAGACCAGCAGCTGACGCTCGAGATCGCCCGCTACCTGCGCGAGGCGTGGCTCCAGCAGAACGCCTTCCACGACGTGGACACGTTCTGTGAGCCCGAGAAGACCTACCGCATCATGGACGCCGCCAAGACGTACAACGATGCGGCCTTCGAGGCGCTGGATGCCGGTGTCCCCGTCGAGGAGATCACCGACATCGACGCCGCGCCGCGGCTCAACCGTATCGGCGTGCAGGAAGACTACAACGAGTACATCGACGACCTCGAAGACGACATCGAGTCTCAACTGCGGGAGCTGTACTAA